A portion of the Blastochloris tepida genome contains these proteins:
- the recN gene encoding DNA repair protein RecN, producing the protein MLAQLAIRDIVLIDKLDLAFDGGLSVLTGETGAGKSILLDAFALALGARGDAGLVRHGAEQGQVTAVFDLAAAHPARAVVAEGGIDAEGDLILRRVQYADGRTRAFVNDQAVSVQLLRTLALSLVEIHGQHDDRALVDPTSHRALLDAYGGLTEPASEVARLFAAWRAADRTAAAERARLEKAEAEADFIRHAVEELTKLKPEPGEESALAERRAAMMRAEKVAQDLEDAHSAVAGQGSPVPQLASAVRRLERRGAEARDLVEPAIAALDQALNALDEARGHLEHALRVAAFDPRELERIEERLFALRAAARKYGVAVDALAARAEAFAADLAALDRSAAHLKALDAAARAAETAYRAAAADLSKRRRAVAAELDAAVNAELPALKLERARFFTEIVTDAAAGGPEGYDQVGFFVQTNPGTRPGPIARIASGGELSRFMLALKVALADRGSAPTLIFDEIDSGVGGAVADAIGVRLARLAERVQVVAVTHAPQVAARAARHYLIQKESVEEGGRVATRVARLEKDLRREEIARMLSGAEITKEARAAAAKLIKSGQ; encoded by the coding sequence ATGCTCGCCCAGCTCGCGATTCGCGATATCGTCCTGATCGACAAGCTCGACCTCGCCTTCGACGGCGGGCTGTCGGTGCTGACCGGCGAGACCGGCGCCGGCAAGTCGATCCTGCTCGATGCGTTCGCGCTGGCGCTTGGCGCGCGCGGCGATGCCGGCCTCGTCCGCCACGGCGCCGAGCAGGGGCAGGTCACCGCGGTGTTCGACCTTGCGGCGGCCCATCCCGCCCGCGCCGTCGTCGCCGAGGGCGGCATCGATGCCGAGGGCGACCTCATCCTGCGCCGGGTGCAGTATGCCGACGGCCGCACCCGCGCCTTCGTCAATGATCAGGCGGTCTCCGTCCAGCTTCTGCGCACGCTGGCCTTGAGCCTCGTCGAGATCCACGGCCAGCACGACGACCGCGCGCTGGTCGATCCCACCAGCCACCGCGCGCTGCTCGATGCCTATGGCGGCCTGACCGAGCCCGCCTCCGAGGTTGCCCGCCTGTTCGCGGCGTGGCGGGCGGCGGACAGGACGGCGGCGGCCGAGCGCGCCCGGCTGGAGAAGGCCGAGGCCGAGGCCGATTTCATCCGTCACGCGGTGGAGGAACTGACCAAGCTCAAGCCCGAGCCCGGCGAGGAGAGCGCGCTGGCCGAGCGCCGAGCGGCGATGATGCGTGCCGAGAAGGTGGCGCAGGACCTCGAGGATGCGCACAGCGCGGTGGCGGGCCAGGGCTCGCCGGTGCCGCAGCTTGCCTCGGCGGTGCGGCGGCTGGAGCGGCGCGGCGCCGAGGCGCGCGATCTGGTCGAGCCGGCGATCGCCGCCCTCGATCAGGCGCTGAACGCCCTCGACGAGGCGCGGGGCCATCTGGAGCACGCGCTGCGGGTGGCGGCGTTCGATCCGCGCGAATTGGAGCGCATCGAGGAGCGGCTGTTCGCCCTCCGGGCCGCGGCGCGAAAATACGGCGTGGCGGTCGATGCGCTGGCGGCGCGGGCCGAGGCGTTCGCCGCCGACCTCGCCGCGCTCGACCGCTCGGCGGCGCATCTCAAGGCGCTGGATGCGGCGGCGCGCGCCGCCGAGACCGCCTACCGGGCGGCAGCGGCCGACCTCTCGAAGCGCCGCCGGGCGGTCGCGGCCGAGCTCGACGCCGCGGTGAATGCCGAGTTGCCGGCGCTGAAGCTGGAGCGGGCGCGCTTCTTCACCGAGATCGTCACCGATGCCGCGGCCGGCGGGCCGGAAGGCTATGACCAGGTCGGCTTCTTCGTGCAGACCAATCCCGGCACAAGGCCCGGGCCGATCGCCAGGATCGCCTCGGGCGGCGAACTGTCGCGCTTCATGCTGGCGCTCAAGGTGGCGCTGGCCGACCGCGGCTCGGCGCCGACGCTGATCTTCGACGAGATCGATTCGGGCGTCGGTGGCGCGGTGGCGGACGCCATCGGCGTGCGGCTCGCCCGCCTCGCCGAGCGGGTGCAGGTGGTCGCGGTCACCCACGCGCCGCAGGTCGCCGCCCGCGCCGCGCGCCACTACCTGATCCAGAAGGAGAGCGTGGAGGAGGGCGGTCGCGTCGCCACCCGCGTCGCGCGCCTTGAGAAGGATCTGCGGCGCGAGGAGATCGCCCGCATGCTGTCGGGCGCCGAGATTACCAAGGAGGCGCGCGCCGCCGCCGCCAAGCTGATCAAGAG